The Nocardioides sp. S5 genome includes a window with the following:
- a CDS encoding fibronectin type III-like domain-contianing protein: MFPETRDVELTEGVDVGYRGYAAAGATPLFPFGYGLSYTSYRYRNLALAVEDGTVRASFTVRNQGQRRGVEVAQVYAGGLPGRVGTPVTQLAGWARVDIQRQSRKRVTVELACKSLAYWDTDDGRWIMPAGPVNLSVGASSADIRLEGRVRLPGGSCSEGSELAMSASSPGGGVGPSAG; the protein is encoded by the coding sequence TTGTTCCCGGAGACCCGGGACGTTGAACTGACCGAAGGCGTCGACGTCGGATACCGCGGGTACGCGGCTGCGGGAGCAACGCCGCTCTTCCCGTTCGGCTACGGCCTTTCGTACACCAGCTACCGCTACCGCAATCTCGCGCTCGCTGTCGAGGACGGCACGGTCAGGGCCAGTTTCACTGTCCGGAATCAAGGGCAGCGCCGAGGCGTGGAAGTGGCACAGGTGTATGCGGGCGGGTTGCCTGGACGTGTCGGGACGCCGGTGACCCAGCTGGCAGGTTGGGCGCGGGTCGACATTCAGCGACAGTCGCGAAAGCGGGTCACCGTTGAGCTGGCCTGCAAGTCGCTCGCCTATTGGGATACCGACGACGGCCGCTGGATTATGCCTGCCGGACCGGTGAACCTGTCGGTCGGGGCGTCCTCGGCAGACATCCGCCTCGAGGGCAGGGTGCGACTTCCGGGTGGTTCGTGCAGTGAGGGCAGCGAACTTGCCATGAGCGCGTCGTCGCCCGGTGGCGGCGTTGGCCCGAGTGCCGGTTAG
- a CDS encoding TetR/AcrR family transcriptional regulator has product MDRGLRDLKREATAQALAEAAFELTRERGLFGFVTADVVERAGYSRRTFANHFSCKEEAVAAVAFGGVDDASAILADLPEDLPLLDALLSVMRDQFTADTLVRMRELMAMARQYPTLEPYVLSVQQRMRHTAQELLGSAAGDRYPAIYVPLLFGAVYGAVMAALEGTLDVHLDGENDATPASMDYASFLDLTFDYLRHGL; this is encoded by the coding sequence ATGGATCGTGGGTTGCGGGACCTCAAGCGGGAGGCGACGGCGCAGGCGCTGGCCGAGGCGGCCTTCGAGCTGACCCGTGAGCGCGGGTTGTTCGGGTTTGTCACTGCGGACGTCGTGGAGCGGGCGGGCTACTCCCGGCGCACCTTCGCGAACCACTTCTCCTGCAAGGAGGAGGCAGTCGCCGCGGTCGCGTTCGGGGGTGTCGACGACGCCAGCGCGATCCTCGCCGACCTGCCGGAAGACCTGCCACTGCTCGATGCCCTGTTGTCCGTGATGAGGGATCAGTTCACCGCGGACACCTTGGTGAGGATGCGCGAGCTGATGGCCATGGCACGGCAGTACCCGACGCTCGAGCCGTACGTCCTCAGCGTTCAGCAGCGCATGCGCCACACCGCCCAGGAGCTCTTGGGATCCGCAGCCGGGGACCGCTATCCCGCCATCTACGTGCCGCTGCTGTTCGGCGCCGTCTATGGCGCCGTGATGGCCGCCTTGGAGGGAACTCTCGACGTGCACCTGGACGGCGAGAACGACGCCACCCCCGCATCGATGGACTACGCCTCGTTCCTCGATCTCACCTTCGACTACCTGCGCCACGGCCTCTAG
- a CDS encoding MarR family transcriptional regulator — MGADGEAVGVDRTRNQTTTDGEQFADAVLALLAVARRTRGRLQPLFEDVTVPQLVLLDAVQACGREGIAAISAYTLLSQPTVTQQAAGLEAAGLLCRIPAVDDRRRRVLTLTERGEQLLAAKRGLVADRLAVAWTSLTAEEQSIAVPLLRHIIDLVSELA; from the coding sequence ATGGGTGCTGATGGCGAAGCGGTCGGCGTTGACCGTACACGGAACCAGACGACGACTGACGGGGAACAGTTCGCCGATGCGGTGCTGGCCCTGCTCGCAGTCGCTCGGCGGACCAGGGGCCGACTGCAGCCGCTTTTCGAGGACGTCACCGTGCCACAGCTGGTACTGCTGGACGCCGTGCAGGCTTGTGGTCGCGAGGGCATCGCCGCCATCTCGGCATACACGCTGCTGAGCCAACCCACGGTGACCCAACAGGCCGCCGGGCTGGAAGCGGCCGGCCTGCTGTGCCGTATCCCAGCCGTGGACGATCGACGCCGACGCGTACTCACGCTCACCGAGCGCGGGGAGCAACTCCTGGCCGCCAAGCGCGGCCTGGTTGCCGACCGGTTGGCGGTGGCCTGGACATCCCTCACCGCCGAGGAGCAGTCGATCGCGGTCCCGCTGCTGCGTCACATCATTGATCTTGTCTCCGAGCTCGCCTGA
- a CDS encoding glycoside hydrolase family 16 protein, which translates to MALVSSLVVHATTEDEPDPTSGSASTSGSAQDPWTLLWSDDFEGDAGTPPNGEYWSHEIGGSGWGNEELQYYTDSADNAALDGEGHLVITAREVDPATTDLKCWYGPCTVTSARLITAGKQKFTYGRIESRVKVPAGSGSWPALWMLGADFGEVGWPQTGEIDIMEFVGREPDQVFGTIHGPGYAGGESFNGFLDIGRPVAEDWHEFTVEWSPQKIVWAVDGAAFHQASPTDVAPHEWVFDHPFFLLANLAVGGNFGGALAADVVFPVSFTIDHVRVYRASGDPS; encoded by the coding sequence GTGGCTCTGGTGAGCTCACTTGTTGTGCACGCCACGACTGAAGACGAGCCCGACCCAACTTCCGGCTCGGCCTCAACTTCCGGCTCGGCCCAGGACCCGTGGACCCTGTTGTGGAGTGACGACTTCGAGGGGGACGCTGGCACGCCGCCCAATGGTGAGTATTGGAGCCACGAGATCGGCGGTAGCGGGTGGGGCAATGAGGAGTTGCAGTACTACACCGACAGCGCAGACAACGCCGCCCTCGACGGGGAGGGCCACCTGGTCATCACGGCGCGAGAGGTCGACCCGGCCACGACCGACCTGAAATGCTGGTACGGCCCGTGCACCGTCACCTCGGCGCGGCTGATCACAGCGGGCAAGCAGAAGTTCACCTACGGGCGTATCGAGTCCCGAGTCAAAGTGCCCGCTGGGTCCGGCTCGTGGCCGGCACTGTGGATGCTCGGCGCCGACTTCGGTGAGGTCGGGTGGCCCCAGACTGGCGAAATCGACATCATGGAGTTCGTCGGTCGGGAGCCGGACCAAGTTTTCGGGACGATTCACGGCCCCGGCTACGCAGGTGGGGAGTCGTTCAACGGCTTCCTCGACATCGGCCGCCCCGTGGCCGAGGACTGGCACGAGTTCACGGTGGAGTGGTCACCGCAGAAGATCGTCTGGGCGGTCGACGGCGCAGCATTTCATCAAGCTTCACCGACCGATGTCGCGCCCCATGAGTGGGTTTTCGACCACCCGTTCTTCTTGCTGGCGAACCTCGCCGTCGGCGGCAACTTCGGAGGCGCCCTCGCGGCCGACGTGGTGTTCCCGGTCTCGTTCACCATCGACCATGTTCGTGTCTACCGGGCGTCGGGAGACCCGAGTTGA